The window GCCTCAGCTGCGCAGCCAGCGCAAAACCATCGATGTCAGGCATGTTCACATCGATCAGAGCGCATCGGGCTTGACGCAGCTGCGGTGAATGCAGCGCTTGGGCAGCGCCGTCTACGGCTGCGGTGTGAAGCTCCAGGTTTTGCAATTGGTGGCTGAGCACTTTGCGACTGCTGGCGTTGTCATCCACCAGCAGCAGCGTTTGACCTGCCCACGCCGGGGCCAAGTTTTGCGCACAAACGGGGGCGTCGACCAGGGTGTGAAGCCGCACATAAAAGCTGAAAGTGCTGCCATGACCGAGTTGGCTGTTGACGCTGATGTCGCCGCCCATCATGCGCACCAAGCTGCGGCTGATGGCCAGACCCAAGCCTGTGCCGCCAAACCGGCGCACCGTGCTGGAATCGGCTTGGGTGAACACATCAAAAATCAGGGCCTGCTTGTCAGGCGCGATGCCGATGCCGGTGTCTTTGACCGCGAACTCCAGCCAGACGCCATCTCGGCTGGGCGGGGAAATCATGGGCTTCACAAACAGCAAAATTTCACCCTGCGCCGTGAATTTGATGGCATTGCCCAGCAAGTTGGTGATCACCTGCTGCAGACGCAAGGGGTCACCAATGACCTCGTCGGGCACCTTGCAGTCCACGTCGCACACGAGTTCAAGTTCTTTTTCACTGGCACGCAAGGACAGCGTGCGTGTAGCCTGCCGAATCAGGCTGTGCAAGGAAAAAGGGTGCGGGTCCAGACTGAGCTTGCGAGCCTCGATTTTTGAGAAGTCCAGGATGTCATTGATCACGGCCAACAAAGAATGCGCCGATGTCGACACCATGTCCAGGTAACTTCTTTGCTCGGCCGTCAAACGGGTTTGCAGGCACAGCTCGGTCATGCCCAAAATGCCGTTCATGGGCGTGCGAATTTCATGGCTCATGTTGGCCAAAAAGTCACTTTTGGAGGCATTGGCCGCTTGTGCGGCATCCCTCGCCATGGCCAGATCTTTTTCGGCGTGCAGACGCGCTTCCACGAATTCGTTGAAGGCGTGTGTGACCATCTTGATCTCACGGCCACCCATTTGGGCAATGGGGGCGACCACCTGCCCATCGCGCATGCGGGCCGCTGTCTGGTGCATGGCCTGGGCCAAAACATCCAAGGGGCGCACCACCCGCGCCACAAAGAGCCACAACAACGGTGCCATCACCAGCAGCAACAAACCGCTGAGTGCCAGCATTTTTCGGTAGAGGTTTTCGACAGGCGCAAAGGCCTCTGCAGAGGGCACCACAGAAGCCACAATCCACCCCGTACTCGACAACTTTTTGAAGGTGAACAGCCCTTTGACACCCCGCGTGTTGACACCCTCTTGTGTGCCCTCAAAACCTTTCATGGCATTTTCAAAGGGCAAGTTGCCACTGCCTGGCGGGACGGTCTTGAAAATCAGCGCCGGATCGGGGTGGGCAATGCGCAGCCTGTCCTGACTGACCAGGTAGTAATAGCCCGTTTCGCCATTTTTGCGGCTGGCAATTGATCCCAACAAATTGGGCTTGTACAAGTTGAGCACCCCGCCCATGATGCCCACCAACTGCTGGTTGGCATCCATGATCGGGGCAGCGATGACCACGATGGGCTGCTGTGTGGCCCGGCCCAAAATGGGCGCTGAAATCACCGGTTTTCCGGTCTTGATGACGCCCTGAATGTAGTCTCGGGTGGACATGTCCAAGGTCCTGCGGCCCGGCTTGACCGGCCAGTCCACCAAGAGGACACCCTTGGCATCAAAGATGTAGAGGTCGTCAAACACCGTCAGCAAGGCCTTCTCATCCTGGAGGAGCTTTTCCAGACTGTCCTGTTGACCCATCGAAGCCGCAGGCACATGGCTGGCCACCTTGTCCAGCATGTTGACGCTGTCCTTCAGTTTTTCATCGAGGTGGCTGGCCAACTCGCTCAACTGGCGGAACTCGTGTTTTTCAATCCTCTGCACGATGTCCGTGCGCATCACATGAAATTGCAATACAAATTGGGACAGCAGCAGTGCCATGGCCATGGCCATGGCACTCAGGGACAGTTGTAGTTTGAGGCTGAGGTTTTTCATCGATCGTTCAAGCCTGCGACGGTGGAAGGTGTGTGGACTGACTGGCCATGAATGACATGCACCGTCATGGCGTGCCGCGAGACAAGGAGGGGTTGAATTGCGCTCGATTCTAGTCTTGGGACTTGTTTTTTAATACTAAATAACACGTATTTGGCAATTTAACTGCCTCACGAAATGCCTACAGAAGCCGAAATCGGCTCACCAACGGGCTGCATCAAGGGAAAACACGCAGACAAAACCCACCCCAATCAATTAACATGTTAAATAAATGCCCAACACCCCGTTCATCCACCGCAACCTGCCGCGCCTGCTCTTGCAGGCACGCGAATCGGTCATGGGCCACACCCGCCCCAGCCTGCGCTCGCACGGCCTGTCTGACCAACAGTGGCGGGTGCTGCGGGTGCTGGGCGAACACGCCCACGACAGTGCCGGGGTGGAAACTGGTCGGGTCGCCAAAGAAGCGTTTTTGCTGGGGCCCAGCCTGACGGGTGTACTCACCCGCATGGCGCGTGACGGCCTGATCGAGCGCCACCGCTGCCCACAAGACGCTCGTAGGACGGTGGTGCGTGCGACGGCACTGGGGCTGGCCAAGGTTCAGGCACTGTCGCAGAGCATCGAAGCCCACTACGCCTGGATGGAAGGGCAACTGGGCAAAACCGCCTTGCAAGATTTGTATGCCCTGCTCGACCAAGTGATTGCCCTGGAGGGCGATGGACCCGCCCCTGCACCCGAGTCCACCCGCAAAAAGAAAGCTGCACCATGAAACATTGGCAACCTGCGGGCACCGTTTACGGATGCCTCTTGAATTTTCAACGCGAGTGGGACCTGTGGGCCCCGCGCATGGCACAAGACCCATACAAAGGCCCTCCCCGGGCACCCGTGCTGTATGTCAAATCGGCCAACACCTTCAACCCCGGCGGCAGCTTGCTGCTGCAAGATGGGGTGCAAGAGGTGGACATTGGGGCCACGCTGGGTCTGGTGATGGGTGCAGAAGGCATGCCAGACAGCGTGGTGCTGCTCAACGACTGGTCCGTGCCCCACGAAAGTTATTACCGTCCACCCGTCAAGTTCCGTTGCCGAGATGGCTATTTGGGATGTGGATCCCCTCCTGTCCCGTGGACCAGCTTGGACCTGCCATCGCTGAGCATCATGGTTCAGCTCAATGGCCAAAAGGTACAGACTGTGCATCTGTCAGAGCTGGTGCGTCCGGTGGAGCGACTGCTGACCGATGTGGGCGAATTCATGAGCCTGCAAGCGGGCGATGTGCTGATGCTGGGCACCGATGTGCTGGCCCAAGGCCAAAGGCCCCGTGCCCGTGCGGGTGACACCGTGTGCCTGACCGTCCCCGGCTTTGCCCCGTGGGTCCAAACTGTGCAGGGAGAGGCTGTATGAAACACGCACGCATTGCCTGGGCGGGGGCCATTCAGTTGGCCATCGAGTCCGACGGCCAGTTGCTCATCACCCAAGGCCCGCACCAAGGCCATCGCGTGGACTTTGACGAGGTCGTCTGGCTGCCGCCGCTGGTGCCAGTGCCCCAGCCACGCACCGTGATCGCGCTGGGTCTGAACTACGCCGACCATGCCAAGGAACTCGCCTTCAAGGCCCCCGAAGAACCGCTGGCCTTCATGAAAGGCGAAGCCTCGCTGATCGGGCACAAGGCCTTGACCAAGCGCCCAGCTGATGTGGCCTACATGCACTACGAGTGCGAGTTGGCGGTGGTGATCGGGCGCACCGCCCGCCGCGTGAAGAAAGCCGATGCCTACGATTTTGTGGGCGGCTACACCGTGGCCAACGACTACGCCATCCGCGACTACCTGGAGAACTGGTACCGCCCCAACCTGCGCGTCAAAAACCGCGACACCTGCACGCCGATCGGCCCCTGGCTGGTCGATGCGGCCGATGTGCCCAACCCGATGGCGCTGAAGCTGCAAACCACCGTCAACGGCCAGGTCACACAAAGCGGCAACACGGCTGACATGGTGTTCGATGTGCCCACCCTCATCGAGTACTTCAGCAGCTTCATGACACTCAAGCCCGGCGACCTGATCCTGACCGGTACGCCCGACGGCATCGTCAACGTCAACCCAGGCGATGTGGTGGTCACAGAGATCGACAGCATCGGCGCACTGACCAACACCCTCGTGAAAGCATGAACATGAAAATCGACCACCTCATCAACGGCAAGAGCGTCGCAGGCAGCGACTATTTTGAAACCGTCAACCCCGCCACCCAAGAAGTGCTGGCCGAAGTGGCCTCGGGCGGCGAGGCAGAAGTCAATGCCGCCGTGGCCGCCGCCAAAGCCGCCTTTCCCAAATGGGCCGCCACGCCCGCCACCGAACGAGCCAAGATCATGCGCAAGCTGGGCGATCTGATCACAAAGCATGTGCCTGACATCGCGGAAATCGAGACCCGCGACTGCGGCCAAACCATCAGCCAAACCGGCAAGCAGTTGGTGCCGCGTGCGGCCGACAATTTCCACTACTTTGCCGAGATGTGCACCCGTGTGGATGGCCACACCTACCCCACGCCCACACACCTGAACTACACGCTGTTCCACCCGGTGGGCGTGTGCGCCCTCATCAGCCCCTGGAACGTGCCCTTCATGACCGCCACCTGGAAGGTCGCGCCGTGCCTGGCTTTTGGCAACACCGCTGTGCTCAAGATGAGCGAGCTCTCACCCATGACCGCTGCCCGTCTGGGCGAGCTGGCGCTAGAGGCTGGCGTGCCCGCTGGCGTGCTGAACCTGGTGCACGGTTACGGCAAAGAAGCGGGCGAGCCGCTGGTGTCGCACCGGGATGTGCGAGCCATCAGCTTCACCGGCTCTACTGTCACCGGCAACCGCATCGTGCAAAGCGCGGGCCTCAAGAAGTTCAGCATGGAACTCGGCGGCAAAAGCCCCTTTGTGATTTTTGAAGACGCCGATTTGGACCGCGCGCTCGATGCCGCCATCTTCATGATCTTCAGCAACAACGGCGAGCGCTGCACCGCAGGCAGCCGCATCTTGGTGCAGCAAAGCATTTATGCCGACTTTGCCGCCAAATTTGCCGAGCGGGCCAAACGGATCACCGTGGGCGACCCGCTGGATGAAAAAACCATCGTCGGCCCCATGATCAGCAAGGCCCACCTGGCCAAGGTGCGCAGCTACATCGAACTCGGCCCCAAAGAAGGCGCGACCCTGCTGTGTGGCGGACTGGACCAGCCTGGCTACGCCGCTGATCTGCCCGCGCATGTGAAGCACGGCAACTTCGTCTGGCCCACCGTGTTTGCCGATGTGGACAACCGCATGCGCATTGCGCAAGAAGAAATCTTTGGCCCCGTGGCCTGCCTGATTACCTTCAAGGACGAGCAGGATGCGATTGAAAAAGCCAACGACATCGAATATGGCCTGTCCAGCTACGTGTGGACCGAGAACCTGGGCAAGGCCCACCGCGTGGCCGCTGCGGTCGAGGCGGGCATGTGCTTTGTCAACAGCCAGAACGTGCGCGACCTGCGCCAACCCTTTGGCGGCACCAAAGCCAGTGGCACGGGTCGCGAAGGCGGCACCTGGAGCTACGAAGTGTTT is drawn from Limnohabitans sp. 63ED37-2 and contains these coding sequences:
- a CDS encoding fumarylacetoacetate hydrolase family protein, which produces MKHARIAWAGAIQLAIESDGQLLITQGPHQGHRVDFDEVVWLPPLVPVPQPRTVIALGLNYADHAKELAFKAPEEPLAFMKGEASLIGHKALTKRPADVAYMHYECELAVVIGRTARRVKKADAYDFVGGYTVANDYAIRDYLENWYRPNLRVKNRDTCTPIGPWLVDAADVPNPMALKLQTTVNGQVTQSGNTADMVFDVPTLIEYFSSFMTLKPGDLILTGTPDGIVNVNPGDVVVTEIDSIGALTNTLVKA
- a CDS encoding hybrid sensor histidine kinase/response regulator, coding for MKNLSLKLQLSLSAMAMAMALLLSQFVLQFHVMRTDIVQRIEKHEFRQLSELASHLDEKLKDSVNMLDKVASHVPAASMGQQDSLEKLLQDEKALLTVFDDLYIFDAKGVLLVDWPVKPGRRTLDMSTRDYIQGVIKTGKPVISAPILGRATQQPIVVIAAPIMDANQQLVGIMGGVLNLYKPNLLGSIASRKNGETGYYYLVSQDRLRIAHPDPALIFKTVPPGSGNLPFENAMKGFEGTQEGVNTRGVKGLFTFKKLSSTGWIVASVVPSAEAFAPVENLYRKMLALSGLLLLVMAPLLWLFVARVVRPLDVLAQAMHQTAARMRDGQVVAPIAQMGGREIKMVTHAFNEFVEARLHAEKDLAMARDAAQAANASKSDFLANMSHEIRTPMNGILGMTELCLQTRLTAEQRSYLDMVSTSAHSLLAVINDILDFSKIEARKLSLDPHPFSLHSLIRQATRTLSLRASEKELELVCDVDCKVPDEVIGDPLRLQQVITNLLGNAIKFTAQGEILLFVKPMISPPSRDGVWLEFAVKDTGIGIAPDKQALIFDVFTQADSSTVRRFGGTGLGLAISRSLVRMMGGDISVNSQLGHGSTFSFYVRLHTLVDAPVCAQNLAPAWAGQTLLLVDDNASSRKVLSHQLQNLELHTAAVDGAAQALHSPQLRQARCALIDVNMPDIDGFALAAQLRQMFSAEQMPIIMMGALSEQISQELLDPQGIQGFLVKPIDVNELVSVLNGLTRTMASSAPVPVTMPEPAFKSQRILLVEDTPINQTLETILLQRMGYEVSIANNGIEAIEAFSTREFDLILMDIHMPEMGGVEAAEIIRTLEKNQQLKRTPIIAVTANALKGDKERYLAAGMDGYVSKPISVDALRHEIKGLLSEESPRKLAA
- a CDS encoding fumarylacetoacetate hydrolase family protein, which codes for MKHWQPAGTVYGCLLNFQREWDLWAPRMAQDPYKGPPRAPVLYVKSANTFNPGGSLLLQDGVQEVDIGATLGLVMGAEGMPDSVVLLNDWSVPHESYYRPPVKFRCRDGYLGCGSPPVPWTSLDLPSLSIMVQLNGQKVQTVHLSELVRPVERLLTDVGEFMSLQAGDVLMLGTDVLAQGQRPRARAGDTVCLTVPGFAPWVQTVQGEAV
- the hpaE gene encoding 5-carboxymethyl-2-hydroxymuconate semialdehyde dehydrogenase, coding for MKIDHLINGKSVAGSDYFETVNPATQEVLAEVASGGEAEVNAAVAAAKAAFPKWAATPATERAKIMRKLGDLITKHVPDIAEIETRDCGQTISQTGKQLVPRAADNFHYFAEMCTRVDGHTYPTPTHLNYTLFHPVGVCALISPWNVPFMTATWKVAPCLAFGNTAVLKMSELSPMTAARLGELALEAGVPAGVLNLVHGYGKEAGEPLVSHRDVRAISFTGSTVTGNRIVQSAGLKKFSMELGGKSPFVIFEDADLDRALDAAIFMIFSNNGERCTAGSRILVQQSIYADFAAKFAERAKRITVGDPLDEKTIVGPMISKAHLAKVRSYIELGPKEGATLLCGGLDQPGYAADLPAHVKHGNFVWPTVFADVDNRMRIAQEEIFGPVACLITFKDEQDAIEKANDIEYGLSSYVWTENLGKAHRVAAAVEAGMCFVNSQNVRDLRQPFGGTKASGTGREGGTWSYEVFCEPKNVAVSLGGHHIPHWGV
- the hpaR gene encoding homoprotocatechuate degradation operon regulator HpaR; this translates as MPNTPFIHRNLPRLLLQARESVMGHTRPSLRSHGLSDQQWRVLRVLGEHAHDSAGVETGRVAKEAFLLGPSLTGVLTRMARDGLIERHRCPQDARRTVVRATALGLAKVQALSQSIEAHYAWMEGQLGKTALQDLYALLDQVIALEGDGPAPAPESTRKKKAAP